AAGGGCTCTTGTTTTTGTGATGGAGATTTTGTTGCGCTATCGTTGCATAGGAATTCAAATTGGTCGACGAGCACGACGTCGGGGCCAGATCATCGCCGAAGTACAGCAGCTCAGCTCGTCACTCAATCTCCACACCGCTGCCCTCGTCGCTGCCGGTAGAAGAGCCTGTCGACTCGAACCTCTCCTCGTTGACAGGCTCGACGCGGTAGATCTGCGGGCGGACAGGAGAACCTGATATGAATCTGTCCATGTGCATGGATGTGGCCCGAGGGCTCCTGTGGTTGAGCTCTGCGCTGGCGCTCGCCGGATGTGGAGCCGATGACGCCGGAGGCGGACCGAGCCCCGCAGAGGCGGCGCTGTGCAGCGGGACGATCTGCGCCGAAGACGAGTTCTGTTACTATCCGCCGGGGGCATGTGGAGGGAAGGACGGAGCATGCCTGTTGCGACCGACGACGTGTCAGAGCGACACGCAGGTCTGCGCCTGCGACGGTCGCGCCTACGCGAGCGCCTGCGAGGCGGAGCGGGCAGGGCAGAGCATCGGCGCGGCCGAGACGTGCGCCCCTGCGGCCGCGCCTCCAGGGACCTTCGCCTGCGGCAGCTACTTCTGCAGATCGGCCGATCAGTACTGCGAGATCCTCGACGAGCCCCACGAAGAGCCGTTCAAGCCGCCGCCGCAGCTCTTCTGTCACACGATCCCTGTCCCCTGCATGCCGGAGCCCTCGTGCGACTGCGTCGGCGATGCCGCCGAATCCATGAGCGTGGGAAACTGCTACAGCCCGCCGGTCTGCACGCAGGACGCGGGGAAGCTCACCATCGAGTGCAACGCCGAGGTGTATGACCCGTGAGGACCCGGTGAGCGCGCGACGAGGCGCCCTCCTGCGGATGATCCTGACCGCCGCTCCGCTCGCGGGCTGCGCCGGCGGCTCCGACGCGCCCGGCGGGACGCCGACGTTCCACGCCGATATCGAGCCGCTCCTTCAGCGTAGCTGCGTGAGCTGCCACTCCACGGGTGGGATCGCCCCGTTCGGTCTGGGCAGCTACGAGGACGCCAAGAGCGTCGCCGAGCTGATCGCCGAGGTCACGAGGGAGCGCACGATGCCCCCCTGGGGCGCGTTCGAGACGGACGAGTGCAGGCCTCGTCATGGCTGGAAGGCCGATCTCCGGCTCAGCGGCGAGGAGATCGCGAGGTTCGAGGCGTGGAGCGCAGGAGGGGCGCCGGAAGGGGAGCGCGCCCTCACGCCGGCTCCCCTCGCGTCGGGTGCGGACGAGCTTCACGGCGCGGAGCAGGAGCTGGCGCCGATGGCGCCGTTCGTCGCGAGCGGCGAGTCGGATCAGTTTCGCTGCTTCGTCCTGGATCCGAAGCTCTCCGACACCAGGTACCTGAACGGGTGGAGCTTCCTGGTCGGAAACTCGAAGATCGTGCACCACGCGTTGATGTTCCTCGACGAGCGCGGCGAGAGCGAGGCGCTCGCCGGCCCTGACGGCAGCTACGAGTGCTTCGGCGGCCCACGGGTCGAGGGCGGCGTCGTCGCGGCCTGGGCGCCCGGCGGCCGACCTTTCGACGCTGGACCGAACGTGGGCGCCCCGATACCGGCGGGCTCACGGCTCGTGATGCAGATCCATTACCACCCGGCCGGGGCGACGGCGGCCCCGGACAGCACACGCTTTCAGATGCGCTTCACGCCGTCGCCCCCCGAGTACGAGCTGATCTTCGCGCTCGTCGGCAACTACGCTCGCCAGTTCGCGAACGGCGACGGCTTGCAGCCCGGTCCGGACGACGAGCGAGGCGCCTCCTTCCGCATCCCGGCAGGCGCTCACGACCACGTCGAGCGCATGCGCTTCACGCTGCCTGCCACGATGAACGGTCACCCGACGCCGGACCTCCACGTCTACGGCGTCGGCCCGCACATGCACTACATCGGCAACGACGTGAAGATCGACATCGAGCACGCGGGCGGGGCCTCCGGCCAGGAGACGGAGGAGTGCTTGCTGCAGGACCCGTCCTGGGACCTCACGTGGCAGCGCCTCTACCAGGTCGACGCCGCGATTGCAGATCTGCCGCGTCTCGCGCCGGGCGACGCGCTGAAGATCAGGTGCACGTACGACAATTCTCTGGAAAACCCCCATCTGCGGGCGGCGCTGAGCGAGCGACACACGACGAGCCCGGTCGACGTGTCCCTCGGGGATACGGCGTTCGACGAGATGTGCCTCGCGAGGATGGCGTTCATTTACAAGGCTCGTTGAGGAGGCGCTGTTCGACTCTGTGCGCTCCTCCCCAGCGCCCCAAGACAGGAGCTCTTCCCCATGGTCATCCATCGCGCGCGTCTTCCCTTCTGCCTTGCCGTCGCCGCCTCGTCCGCGCTCGCCGCGTGCGGGAGCGAAGGCGAGGAGCCGCTCGCCGCCCCTGGCTACGAGGAGCAGGCCGTGCTCGACGTGAAGGCGATCATCCAGACGAACCTCGACGGCCTCGCCGCCGCGGCGGCGGCGCTGCAGGCCGCTGCGCCCGAGCCGGACGAGGACGGGTGGAGCGCGGCGGCCGACAAGGACGCCGTCGACGCGATGAAGGCCGAGTGGAAGAAGGCGCGGTGGGCCTATGAGCACGTCGAGGGCGCGATCGCGGTCCTCTTCCGGGATCTCGATGTGTCCACCGACGCCCGGTATGACGCGTTCATCGAGGCGGCCGCCGACGCCGATCCGTTCGACGGCGAAGGGGTGACCGGCGTCCACGCCATCGAGCGGATCCTCTGGTCCGACGCCATTCCGCCTGCGGTCGTCGAGTTCGAGTCGGGCCTCGGGGCCAGGTACCGCGCCGCGGCGTTCCCCGCGACCGAGGCGGAGGCCAAGGCGTTCAAGCGCGGCCTCTGCGCCCGCCTGGTGGCGGACACGAGGAAGATGCAATCCGACTTTCGCGGGCTGGCGCTCGACGCGCCGTCGGCGTTCCGGGGGGTCATCGGCTCGCTCGGCGAGCAGGTCGAGAAGGTGGCGAAGGCCGCCACGGGCGAGGAGGAGTCCCGCTATGCGCAGTACACCCTCGCCGACATGCGCGCGAACGTGGCGGCAGGGAGGCTGACCTACGCTGCGTTCCAGCGCTGGCTCCTCTCGAA
The nucleotide sequence above comes from Sorangium aterium. Encoded proteins:
- a CDS encoding imelysin family protein, yielding MVIHRARLPFCLAVAASSALAACGSEGEEPLAAPGYEEQAVLDVKAIIQTNLDGLAAAAAALQAAAPEPDEDGWSAAADKDAVDAMKAEWKKARWAYEHVEGAIAVLFRDLDVSTDARYDAFIEAAADADPFDGEGVTGVHAIERILWSDAIPPAVVEFESGLGARYRAAAFPATEAEAKAFKRGLCARLVADTRKMQSDFRGLALDAPSAFRGVIGSLGEQVEKVAKAATGEEESRYAQYTLADMRANVAAGRLTYAAFQRWLLSKEGDAAAVDQAVLDGFERLEDAYAALPGDALPPVPDLWSSEDPTSAQLETPFGQLFSLVQRESDDAVEGSLVRSMGEAADLLGIPEL